In the genome of Acetobacter oryzifermentans, one region contains:
- a CDS encoding PqiC family protein has product MFPPRRIALAFLGACTLLAGCASPPLRLYTLGMPGDRDVQQPHLSTRLTTIEISRTVLPDYLDSQDMITRQGEEVIRSPRSRWATRLSLGITDLVTNEIASSHPNELITDQPLADAANMRVQINVSRFDVNVDGQAVLDANWAVIPRDPKKPLIRNRAHLTATGSVSTDADTASLMRNLVIQLADQVNLSIPSTQ; this is encoded by the coding sequence ATGTTTCCTCCTCGCCGTATTGCTCTGGCTTTTTTGGGAGCCTGTACCCTGCTTGCAGGCTGCGCCTCTCCTCCCCTCCGGCTTTACACACTTGGCATGCCGGGAGACCGGGACGTTCAGCAGCCGCACCTTTCTACCCGCTTGACCACCATAGAAATTAGCCGCACGGTACTGCCTGATTATCTTGATAGCCAGGATATGATCACCCGGCAGGGAGAAGAAGTTATTCGTAGCCCGCGCTCACGCTGGGCAACACGGCTCTCTCTCGGCATTACGGATTTGGTGACCAACGAAATTGCATCATCCCACCCCAACGAACTGATTACAGATCAGCCATTGGCCGATGCAGCCAATATGCGCGTTCAGATCAACGTTTCTCGTTTTGATGTGAATGTAGATGGGCAGGCGGTCTTGGATGCAAACTGGGCCGTTATCCCACGGGATCCTAAAAAGCCGCTTATTCGTAACCGTGCGCATCTTACAGCTACCGGGTCTGTTTCTACGGATGCGGATACAGCATCCTTAATGCGTAATCTGGTTATTCAACTGGCAGACCAAGTTAATCTGTCCATTCCATCCACGCAGTAA
- a CDS encoding glycosyltransferase family 4 protein: MKYLFIHQNFPGQYLHIVRHLVQNGDNEVVFISEDNQNAIKGVRRVRYRMPRGAAAQAHLAVRELDMGMVRANEVEKAARTLKNLGFQPDIIIGHHGWGELLNIQDVYPDVPVLGYFEFYYHTEPGFDVGFDPEFPLRPQMLPIVRAKNAINLLALTGPSYGQTPTDFQKSAYPAWAADKITVLREGVDLETCKPDPKLAKKIFKLGDIKISPKNKLITYVSRDLEPYRGFHVFMRALPQILEEEPNAHVIMVGGDGVSYGAPLASGCWREKMLQELEGQLDLSRVHFAGKVDYPDFLRLLQRSDAHVYLTYPFVASWSLREAMAMGCAIVGSATAPVQEFLTDQETAVLVPFTEPDKIADGVLELLNNKPLATRLRRAVREKAEQTLCIKSYLAEYEALIARLIATHRAEASLSYSEELEETQKPAKPVRKPVSRRAASKTVAARTTKKAAPSVAAKTIRPVAQKVAAKPRKTASVKKRG; the protein is encoded by the coding sequence TTGAAATACCTTTTTATCCATCAAAATTTTCCCGGCCAGTATCTGCACATTGTGCGCCATCTGGTGCAAAACGGTGATAACGAAGTTGTTTTCATTAGTGAAGATAATCAAAACGCCATTAAGGGTGTGCGCCGGGTAAGGTACCGTATGCCCCGTGGGGCTGCGGCACAGGCTCATCTGGCCGTGCGCGAGTTGGATATGGGAATGGTGCGGGCCAATGAAGTGGAAAAAGCCGCTCGCACCCTCAAAAACCTAGGATTTCAGCCTGATATTATTATCGGCCACCACGGGTGGGGAGAACTGCTGAATATTCAGGATGTGTACCCTGATGTGCCTGTCTTGGGGTATTTTGAGTTCTATTATCATACAGAACCTGGGTTTGATGTTGGGTTTGATCCAGAATTTCCGCTTCGGCCTCAAATGTTGCCTATTGTGCGAGCCAAGAACGCCATTAACTTATTGGCTCTTACTGGCCCCAGCTATGGCCAGACGCCTACTGATTTCCAGAAAAGCGCTTACCCAGCATGGGCCGCAGACAAAATTACCGTGCTGCGTGAAGGTGTAGATCTGGAGACCTGTAAACCAGATCCCAAACTTGCAAAAAAGATATTCAAGCTGGGTGATATCAAAATTTCACCTAAGAACAAGCTGATTACCTATGTTTCGCGCGATCTGGAGCCTTATCGCGGCTTCCATGTGTTTATGCGTGCGCTTCCCCAAATTTTGGAAGAAGAACCCAACGCGCATGTCATTATGGTTGGGGGAGATGGTGTGAGTTACGGCGCACCGCTGGCATCTGGTTGTTGGCGGGAGAAAATGCTTCAGGAGTTGGAAGGGCAACTGGATTTAAGCCGGGTACACTTTGCTGGTAAAGTTGATTACCCAGATTTTCTGCGTCTTCTACAACGTTCAGATGCGCATGTTTATCTCACATATCCTTTTGTGGCTTCGTGGTCTCTGCGCGAGGCAATGGCTATGGGGTGCGCTATTGTTGGAAGCGCGACAGCCCCAGTACAGGAATTTCTGACAGATCAGGAAACGGCTGTGCTGGTGCCGTTTACAGAACCAGACAAAATTGCCGATGGTGTGTTGGAACTGCTGAATAATAAGCCGCTGGCAACCCGTTTGCGTCGCGCAGTTAGAGAAAAAGCTGAACAAACTCTGTGTATCAAGTCGTATCTGGCTGAATATGAAGCGCTTATTGCGCGTTTGATTGCAACGCACAGAGCTGAGGCTAGTCTTTCTTATTCTGAAGAATTGGAAGAAACACAAAAGCCAGCAAAGCCTGTAAGAAAGCCAGTGTCTCGTCGTGCTGCCAGTAAAACTGTTGCTGCACGCACTACCAAAAAAGCAGCGCCTTCTGTTGCGGCAAAAACAATACGTCCTGTGGCTCAGAAAGTAGCCGCAAAACCGCGCAAAACTGCTTCAGTTAAAAAGCGGGGTTAG
- a CDS encoding glycosyltransferase, producing the protein MFMAALKQSESQQAGFVTEADRTAYEQRASAAAQESFRQGNVAWQAGSYALARDWLERANRQARDNPHVMFALILARQAMGDNDAAVELLDQLLEKFDFREGWSLRATLKQANGVGYQALLSIRHLLTYYACTPDIEKLATIIARLNGVPSWYGVRGNGQIVGVGLPAKGLQLVVDGHLKKAMRKKGAWFCPSGWQTAHTLCIMPAQGMIFPDGGVCPQKIMQCEGLVDAGEEGLTGWVWLPHDSDNAPLLNILDAKTNKKILTFSAEDFCDSVSSKQPLARYRAFTVSFSALPEGPVRVVGPDGKDLAGSPIDPDMLRSGVSQIAHYIAEQTKGKDLSQSCVSVPKIIPIPVMEDGGAQPKVLGDTAGTVVVITVFKNAMLTLACLHSVRASLKPKDAVHVWVVNDASPEPDLVTSVSVFCQQAGFRYLERARNGGFPCAVNEALRHLIAHDAVLLNSDTLVAEGWLEALRKIAYAAADTGTVTPLSNDASIFSYPDKNGANPVPDQEETDMFMQMAQAANRGRAVEVPTAHGFCMYIRHDCLQQTGLLREDVFAQGYGEENDFCMRARALGWKHMVASGVFVAHVGSSSFGESGSPLMVRNQKVLEQLHPGYHDYVARWMAADPLFPERRRLDLVRFRSARAEDFSDQAVLLVTHAVGGGVEKVVQERIAFWCDRKIRPLILRPSEQGCVLEDGGSSAKYPSLYFTFAKEMALLLRLLHAEGVGRIEFHQTAGHDQQVMDLPARLKCAYDVFVHDYIWFCPRISLMGWENRYCGEPDVATCEVCVTVLGRRVDDTLSVAAYRKAAHIFLKKAEQVFVPSRDTGRRMQKYFSDVRFSVRRLEKDSFLKKQFQFPVQVERKTAQASAFLAQGLKRTAPRIRVCVVGGIGPEKGYDILLALAVDAALRDLPLEFVVVGHTRDDARLLKTERIFVTGEFQKEDVVSLIHAVDADIALLPSVWPETWCFALGDIWKAGLHVVAFDLGAPAERIRSTGLGSVVPFGISIQELNKKLLEKGKEMEKKRRLSLT; encoded by the coding sequence ATATTTATGGCAGCCCTGAAACAGTCTGAGAGTCAGCAGGCAGGGTTTGTCACGGAGGCAGACCGAACTGCGTATGAACAACGCGCAAGTGCGGCCGCACAGGAATCTTTCAGGCAGGGAAATGTTGCCTGGCAAGCAGGATCTTACGCCCTAGCGCGGGATTGGCTGGAAAGAGCGAACAGACAAGCGCGTGATAACCCACATGTTATGTTTGCGCTGATTTTGGCGCGTCAGGCAATGGGAGACAATGATGCTGCTGTTGAACTTTTAGATCAGCTTTTAGAAAAATTTGATTTTCGTGAAGGGTGGAGCCTGCGGGCAACATTAAAGCAGGCCAATGGTGTTGGGTATCAGGCTTTGCTCTCTATACGGCATTTGCTCACATATTATGCCTGCACACCAGATATAGAAAAATTGGCAACAATTATTGCACGTTTGAATGGCGTGCCCAGTTGGTATGGAGTGCGGGGGAATGGCCAAATTGTAGGGGTAGGCCTTCCAGCAAAAGGACTGCAACTGGTTGTTGATGGTCATCTAAAAAAAGCCATGCGTAAAAAGGGGGCTTGGTTTTGTCCATCAGGGTGGCAAACGGCGCATACGCTTTGCATAATGCCTGCTCAGGGCATGATTTTTCCAGATGGCGGTGTGTGTCCACAAAAAATCATGCAGTGCGAAGGATTGGTGGATGCAGGAGAAGAAGGACTGACAGGCTGGGTCTGGCTGCCGCATGATTCCGATAACGCGCCTCTTTTGAACATTCTAGATGCAAAAACAAATAAGAAAATTCTAACATTTTCCGCAGAAGATTTTTGTGATTCTGTGAGTTCAAAACAACCATTAGCGCGATATAGGGCGTTCACAGTTTCTTTTTCTGCATTGCCAGAAGGTCCGGTAAGGGTGGTGGGGCCTGATGGAAAAGATCTAGCCGGGAGTCCGATAGATCCGGATATGCTGCGTTCTGGGGTTAGCCAGATTGCACACTACATAGCAGAGCAGACCAAAGGGAAAGATCTGTCTCAATCATGCGTGTCTGTTCCAAAAATTATACCTATTCCAGTTATGGAAGATGGCGGCGCACAACCAAAGGTTTTGGGTGATACTGCTGGAACCGTTGTTGTTATTACAGTTTTTAAAAATGCTATGCTTACTTTAGCATGTTTGCATAGTGTGCGAGCAAGTCTGAAACCAAAAGACGCTGTGCACGTTTGGGTGGTGAATGATGCATCCCCGGAGCCAGATTTGGTCACCTCTGTTTCAGTTTTTTGTCAGCAGGCAGGTTTCCGGTATCTGGAAAGGGCGCGCAATGGTGGATTCCCATGTGCGGTAAACGAAGCGCTTCGTCATCTCATTGCGCATGATGCTGTCTTGCTGAATAGCGATACATTGGTGGCAGAAGGATGGCTGGAAGCATTACGCAAAATTGCCTATGCAGCAGCAGATACAGGAACAGTAACGCCGCTTTCTAATGATGCCAGTATTTTTTCCTATCCAGATAAAAACGGTGCAAATCCGGTACCGGATCAGGAAGAAACAGATATGTTCATGCAAATGGCACAGGCAGCCAATAGGGGGCGTGCTGTAGAAGTGCCCACGGCTCATGGTTTTTGCATGTATATTCGCCATGACTGTTTGCAGCAGACCGGGTTGCTCCGTGAGGATGTGTTTGCACAAGGCTATGGTGAAGAAAACGATTTTTGTATGCGTGCCCGTGCTCTTGGGTGGAAGCATATGGTTGCTTCCGGTGTTTTTGTGGCGCATGTGGGTAGCAGTTCGTTTGGAGAAAGTGGCAGCCCCTTAATGGTGCGGAACCAAAAGGTTCTGGAGCAATTGCATCCTGGGTATCATGATTACGTTGCGCGCTGGATGGCGGCAGATCCACTTTTTCCAGAACGCAGGCGCCTTGATCTTGTTCGTTTTAGAAGTGCCAGGGCAGAAGATTTTTCAGATCAAGCCGTCTTGTTGGTCACACATGCCGTAGGTGGTGGTGTGGAAAAGGTGGTGCAAGAGCGCATAGCCTTTTGGTGTGACCGGAAAATACGCCCACTTATCTTACGTCCATCTGAGCAGGGATGTGTGCTGGAAGATGGGGGGAGCTCAGCAAAATATCCTTCCTTATATTTTACGTTTGCCAAGGAGATGGCGCTTTTGCTGCGTCTCTTACATGCAGAAGGCGTGGGACGAATTGAGTTCCATCAAACTGCCGGGCATGATCAGCAAGTTATGGACCTGCCTGCACGTTTGAAATGCGCATATGATGTGTTTGTGCATGATTATATCTGGTTTTGCCCGCGTATTTCATTAATGGGGTGGGAAAATCGTTATTGCGGTGAACCCGATGTGGCCACATGTGAAGTGTGCGTGACGGTGCTAGGGCGGCGCGTGGATGATACGCTGAGTGTTGCGGCCTATCGTAAAGCGGCACATATTTTTCTAAAAAAAGCAGAGCAGGTTTTTGTGCCCTCGCGCGATACAGGGCGAAGGATGCAAAAATATTTTTCTGATGTCCGTTTTTCTGTGCGAAGGCTGGAAAAAGACAGCTTTTTAAAAAAGCAATTTCAGTTTCCAGTTCAGGTTGAACGTAAAACAGCACAAGCAAGTGCATTTTTGGCGCAAGGTCTTAAACGCACTGCACCGCGTATTCGGGTGTGTGTTGTGGGTGGAATAGGGCCAGAAAAAGGGTATGACATTTTGCTCGCACTGGCAGTGGATGCTGCTTTGCGCGATTTGCCGCTGGAGTTTGTGGTTGTAGGCCATACACGTGATGATGCGCGATTGTTAAAAACAGAACGTATTTTTGTAACAGGTGAGTTCCAAAAAGAGGATGTTGTTTCCTTAATTCATGCAGTAGATGCGGACATCGCTTTGCTTCCGTCTGTATGGCCGGAAACATGGTGTTTTGCTTTGGGAGATATCTGGAAAGCCGGATTGCATGTTGTTGCATTTGATCTGGGAGCCCCAGCAGAGCGCATTCGTTCCACAGGATTGGGAAGCGTGGTACCGTTTGGTATTTCCATACAGGAGTTGAATAAGAAATTACTGGAAAAGGGGAAAGAGATGGAGAAAAAAAGAAGGCTTTCGCTTACCTAA
- a CDS encoding tetratricopeptide repeat protein: MVWKLFQKTFGKSGKDIQTRLEQAKAQLENQPNVAFSQLAVLAREGSPEAEFLVGQCYLTAKGAPPDLVEGARWMRRAAQNGWAQASFILATLYLHGLPQEVEDQAPKSIFDNSAEQTKREPDFIKAAHWAQRAAEAGYADGQALYGYILTAGPEEIRNPEQALDWYQKAAASGCVQGHLGLGLAALAKAKTQEDYADAAVELKKAADGDMGTAQYLMGVMAERGIGIPQNIPESTQYFAKAAEKKVRGAQAKYGLALLSGKGVARDTVRGETWLRRAALAGDGEAAAILGDMHGRGGDMPPNYAEAISWYRFASDQGHAASSRILGNIYLSGTGVPKDPQAAAQWFKIAAEQGDKEATAELGNLALAGIVPTAEAAEVLECYRKAAAQDDFLAAFNVGVALAQGLGSQKNEEEALKWIRKAADKVVNAQYWYGRMLLEGRGAERNPQEGREWMEKAAESGMTEAQLTYGHLLITGTGGVKDHPQALQWYRKAADSGNVDAMFSIGAMYGGGHEIPEDLVLARSWFQQAAEGGHALAQLMMGRYLANGIGGDKNLEEARSWYRKAEKQNILQASIELSKLGVDEGVKAPS, encoded by the coding sequence TTGGTCTGGAAACTGTTTCAGAAAACGTTTGGCAAGTCGGGCAAAGATATACAAACGCGGCTTGAGCAGGCCAAAGCACAACTGGAAAACCAACCTAATGTCGCGTTCAGCCAACTGGCCGTTCTTGCACGGGAAGGATCTCCAGAGGCCGAATTTCTAGTAGGTCAATGTTATTTAACGGCAAAAGGGGCGCCGCCAGATTTGGTGGAAGGCGCACGCTGGATGCGCCGTGCTGCCCAGAATGGATGGGCGCAGGCTTCTTTTATTCTTGCAACGTTGTATCTGCATGGTCTGCCACAGGAAGTGGAAGATCAAGCACCGAAATCAATTTTTGATAATTCTGCCGAGCAAACCAAGAGAGAGCCCGATTTTATTAAAGCTGCACACTGGGCCCAGCGTGCAGCAGAGGCTGGATATGCTGATGGTCAGGCCCTGTATGGGTATATTTTAACAGCTGGCCCGGAAGAAATTCGTAATCCTGAACAGGCTTTGGATTGGTATCAAAAGGCTGCTGCCAGTGGTTGCGTGCAGGGGCATCTGGGGCTTGGTCTTGCAGCGCTTGCTAAAGCAAAAACGCAGGAAGATTATGCAGATGCCGCAGTTGAGCTAAAAAAAGCTGCTGATGGCGATATGGGTACTGCCCAATATCTTATGGGTGTTATGGCGGAACGTGGCATAGGTATTCCGCAAAACATTCCTGAATCCACACAATATTTTGCAAAAGCAGCGGAAAAGAAAGTTCGTGGTGCGCAAGCAAAATATGGTTTGGCCCTGCTTTCTGGCAAAGGCGTTGCGCGTGATACTGTGCGAGGTGAAACGTGGTTAAGGCGTGCCGCATTGGCGGGGGATGGTGAAGCCGCTGCCATTTTGGGGGATATGCACGGACGGGGAGGCGATATGCCCCCCAATTATGCAGAAGCTATTTCTTGGTATCGTTTTGCATCGGATCAGGGGCATGCAGCGTCCAGTCGTATATTAGGCAATATTTATCTGAGTGGCACGGGGGTACCAAAAGATCCGCAGGCAGCCGCGCAGTGGTTTAAAATTGCAGCAGAGCAAGGCGATAAGGAAGCTACGGCTGAATTGGGCAATCTGGCCTTGGCAGGTATTGTTCCCACAGCAGAAGCTGCCGAAGTTTTAGAATGTTATCGGAAAGCTGCGGCACAGGATGATTTTCTGGCTGCGTTTAATGTTGGTGTTGCGCTTGCCCAAGGGCTTGGCTCTCAGAAGAATGAGGAAGAGGCTCTTAAGTGGATACGTAAAGCTGCCGATAAGGTTGTAAATGCGCAGTATTGGTATGGACGTATGCTGCTAGAGGGACGCGGTGCAGAACGTAACCCTCAAGAAGGGCGGGAGTGGATGGAAAAGGCTGCTGAATCTGGTATGACCGAAGCGCAGCTTACCTATGGACACTTGCTGATTACAGGAACAGGTGGTGTAAAAGATCATCCACAGGCCCTACAGTGGTATAGAAAAGCAGCGGATTCTGGCAATGTGGATGCTATGTTCTCTATTGGCGCCATGTATGGTGGCGGGCATGAAATTCCAGAAGATTTGGTTCTGGCACGGTCATGGTTTCAGCAGGCGGCAGAAGGCGGTCATGCCCTCGCGCAGTTGATGATGGGGCGTTATCTGGCCAATGGAATTGGTGGAGACAAGAACCTGGAAGAAGCCAGATCTTGGTATCGCAAAGCAGAAAAGCAGAATATTCTGCAAGCAAGTATTGAGCTTTCCAAGCTTGGAGTTGATGAGGGCGTCAAAGCACCTTCTTAG
- a CDS encoding HlyD family type I secretion periplasmic adaptor subunit translates to MSEQDAHIVPQGSSGNNQQQEVVPSSDDFLKQADDPYAPGDMPVALLEFHSPTAALVNMPPTPTAQYMIWIIGGLMLFSLIGLTVFPLDRVVSTQGRLVSSEASLVIQPLDTSIVRSIDVREGDFVHKGDILAHLDPTQTGADSENLKTQMDQYQAEVDRLTAEANGQTYKPDLNNAATLPQGEAYLRRMAEFDAKVENYNRQIASLQSDLQGYVANAAMYAARAKVAGDVHTMRMQLQKDQVGSRLSTLSAQNDLMEVERSQISAQQQASSTRNKLAAAISEKEGYIQTWKAEIYKDLISAQHKLSEAKGSYQKAVLHNSMVGLKADEDAVVLNIAKVSVGSVVTPAEKIMTLVPVGKGLEIETAMSGEDAGFVRLGDKALVKFATFPFQQYGGAEATVKTISADSFVSGNGSGPSSEDVTPDNTSKSFYRVRLRVDKYTLHNVPNFFHPQPGMPVTADIRVGKRTIMQYMLNSFVPLMTNGMREP, encoded by the coding sequence ATGAGCGAACAGGATGCACATATTGTGCCACAAGGTTCTTCAGGCAATAACCAGCAGCAAGAGGTAGTGCCCTCTTCGGATGATTTCCTTAAGCAGGCGGATGATCCGTATGCACCAGGGGATATGCCCGTTGCATTGTTGGAGTTTCATTCTCCAACGGCGGCGCTGGTCAATATGCCACCCACGCCCACCGCTCAGTATATGATTTGGATTATTGGCGGATTGATGCTGTTTTCCTTAATCGGGCTTACAGTGTTTCCGCTGGATCGTGTTGTTTCTACTCAAGGGCGATTGGTTTCCAGTGAAGCTTCATTGGTAATACAGCCTTTGGATACATCAATTGTGCGGTCTATTGATGTGAGGGAAGGGGATTTTGTCCATAAAGGTGATATTCTTGCGCATCTAGACCCCACGCAAACTGGTGCAGATAGTGAAAATCTGAAAACTCAGATGGATCAGTATCAAGCAGAGGTGGATCGCCTTACAGCAGAAGCTAATGGACAGACTTACAAACCCGACCTAAACAATGCTGCAACCTTGCCGCAGGGCGAAGCCTATTTGCGACGGATGGCAGAATTTGATGCTAAAGTTGAAAACTACAACAGGCAGATTGCCAGTTTGCAAAGTGATTTACAGGGTTACGTTGCAAATGCTGCAATGTATGCCGCTCGCGCAAAGGTAGCTGGTGATGTGCATACAATGCGTATGCAGTTGCAGAAGGATCAGGTAGGTAGCCGACTTTCCACTTTAAGTGCTCAGAACGATTTGATGGAAGTTGAGCGCTCACAGATTTCGGCCCAGCAGCAGGCATCTTCAACACGGAATAAACTGGCGGCTGCTATATCTGAAAAAGAAGGTTACATTCAAACGTGGAAAGCAGAGATTTATAAAGATCTGATTTCCGCGCAGCATAAGCTGTCCGAAGCCAAAGGCTCTTATCAAAAAGCTGTTTTACATAACAGTATGGTCGGGCTTAAAGCGGATGAAGATGCTGTTGTGCTTAATATTGCCAAAGTTTCAGTCGGATCTGTTGTAACGCCAGCCGAAAAAATTATGACTCTTGTGCCTGTAGGTAAGGGGCTGGAAATTGAAACTGCTATGTCCGGAGAAGATGCAGGTTTTGTGCGTCTTGGTGATAAAGCTTTGGTGAAGTTTGCGACTTTCCCTTTCCAGCAATATGGTGGTGCTGAAGCAACTGTAAAAACTATCAGTGCAGACTCTTTTGTGTCGGGTAACGGAAGTGGGCCAAGCTCAGAAGATGTTACGCCAGATAACACTTCCAAGTCCTTTTACAGAGTTCGTCTGCGGGTAGATAAATATACATTGCATAATGTGCCCAATTTCTTTCACCCACAGCCAGGTATGCCAGTTACGGCGGATATTCGTGTTGGTAAGCGTACTATCATGCAATATATGCTGAACAGCTTTGTGCCATTGATGACAAATGGTATGCGCGAACCCTGA
- a CDS encoding peptidase domain-containing ABC transporter, which yields MDQTDHVPEQAGSSSNTERGQGAPVSAPVIRLKAVIAAAKYHGLELDIRDFAAEPGENTPSPATLVRWLEDQGAVAKAIRIKWRYLVKMVNSPPIVLMFRDGSAALMTNATPERGVVWLQDPLKGAAVAAVPVDELRLSQIWTGDILLIKQRKGQSEAEAPVSLGWLAKMVLREKRSLRDICIASMTLSLLQIFPPLIVMQVVDKVVGYHSMSTLVSISGLLFIFSIYEVLISYARRELSLVLTTRIDSRISLHLFNRLVSLPLEYFERQQAGNVLGRVMAIYKVRDFLTGRLMSTFLDLFTLVVILPFLFILSSTLAWMTVACAGLIGLIVVVAMGPLAKLMGNQLAADRERSAILYESVAGIRTLKTLALEPIRKQTWDDATANVIRWKLAVGRFSNWPQTLVMPLDLFISRGIILVGAYLALVSPGTVGVGGLIAFMMLGGRVAAPLVGVARLMDDFNEVMASLGEAASVLNQPTETQALTTGMRPRIQGALSFENVNFSYPGSTRLALKDVNFSVPAGTMLGLVGRSGSGKSTITRLLQGVSRSYTGYLKLDGVDLREINLTHLRRSFGVVLQDNFLFRGTIRDNITAGRPGFTIDDVVHAARMAGAEEFIERMPAGYETFIEEGSTNISGGQRQRLAIARAVITDPKLMILDEATSALDPESEALVNANLERIGKGRTMVIVSHRLSSLVNCDQICVMDQGAVVDIAPHDVLLERCDIYRTLWMQQNRHTESRAQSGDASLIAEGE from the coding sequence GTGGACCAGACTGATCATGTGCCGGAACAGGCCGGTTCTTCTTCAAATACAGAGCGCGGCCAAGGGGCTCCTGTTTCTGCACCGGTTATCAGGCTGAAAGCTGTTATTGCAGCTGCCAAGTATCACGGTCTGGAGCTGGATATCCGTGATTTTGCGGCAGAACCGGGGGAAAATACGCCATCTCCTGCAACGTTGGTGCGCTGGTTGGAAGATCAGGGTGCTGTTGCAAAGGCAATACGGATAAAGTGGCGTTATCTTGTTAAGATGGTGAACTCGCCGCCAATCGTTCTGATGTTCCGTGATGGTTCGGCAGCGTTGATGACCAACGCAACACCAGAGCGTGGTGTTGTATGGCTGCAAGATCCGCTTAAAGGGGCTGCCGTAGCCGCCGTGCCGGTGGATGAGCTGCGCTTGTCCCAAATCTGGACGGGCGATATTCTGCTTATTAAGCAGCGCAAAGGGCAATCAGAAGCCGAGGCACCAGTCAGTCTGGGTTGGCTGGCTAAGATGGTGCTGCGTGAAAAGCGCTCCTTGCGTGATATATGCATTGCATCCATGACATTGAGTTTGTTGCAAATTTTCCCCCCGCTTATTGTTATGCAGGTGGTGGACAAGGTTGTAGGCTACCATTCGATGTCGACACTTGTGTCGATTTCTGGGTTGCTGTTTATATTTTCGATTTATGAAGTTTTAATCAGTTACGCCCGACGTGAGCTGTCCTTGGTGCTCACAACGCGTATCGATTCTCGTATTTCACTGCATCTGTTTAATCGTCTTGTATCCTTGCCGTTGGAGTATTTTGAACGGCAACAGGCGGGGAACGTGCTTGGGCGTGTAATGGCCATTTATAAAGTGCGAGATTTTCTGACAGGTCGGCTGATGTCGACCTTTCTGGATTTGTTCACACTGGTTGTTATTTTGCCTTTCCTGTTCATTCTCAGTTCGACGCTGGCATGGATGACTGTGGCGTGTGCTGGCCTTATTGGTTTGATTGTGGTGGTGGCTATGGGGCCGCTGGCCAAGCTGATGGGGAATCAGCTTGCAGCAGACCGGGAACGAAGCGCCATTTTGTATGAAAGCGTGGCTGGTATTCGTACGCTGAAAACATTGGCCTTGGAGCCAATCCGCAAACAGACATGGGATGATGCTACGGCAAACGTTATCCGCTGGAAGCTTGCCGTGGGGCGTTTTTCAAACTGGCCTCAAACATTGGTTATGCCGCTAGATCTGTTTATCAGTCGTGGCATCATTCTTGTGGGTGCCTATCTGGCTCTTGTTAGCCCCGGCACAGTGGGCGTGGGCGGCTTGATTGCGTTCATGATGCTGGGTGGCCGTGTGGCTGCTCCGTTGGTTGGAGTGGCAAGGCTTATGGATGACTTCAATGAAGTCATGGCATCCTTGGGGGAAGCTGCCTCGGTGTTGAACCAGCCTACAGAAACACAAGCCCTTACAACGGGTATGCGTCCACGTATTCAGGGGGCGCTTTCCTTTGAAAATGTGAATTTTTCTTATCCAGGTTCTACCCGGCTGGCTTTGAAGGATGTAAACTTCTCAGTTCCCGCAGGCACCATGCTTGGGCTTGTTGGCCGAAGCGGCTCGGGTAAATCCACCATTACACGTCTGCTACAAGGTGTTAGCCGTTCTTATACAGGCTATCTCAAGCTGGATGGTGTTGATCTGCGTGAAATTAATCTAACCCATTTGCGCCGTTCGTTCGGGGTTGTGTTGCAGGATAACTTCCTGTTCCGTGGCACTATTCGTGATAACATTACCGCTGGCCGCCCAGGGTTTACGATAGATGATGTCGTTCACGCTGCCAGAATGGCAGGTGCTGAAGAATTTATCGAGCGGATGCCAGCAGGTTACGAAACCTTTATTGAGGAAGGTTCAACCAATATTTCTGGTGGGCAACGCCAGCGCCTTGCCATTGCGCGTGCTGTCATTACTGATCCTAAGCTAATGATTTTGGATGAAGCAACGTCTGCTTTGGATCCAGAAAGTGAAGCTTTGGTTAACGCCAACCTGGAACGGATTGGTAAAGGCCGTACCATGGTGATTGTTTCTCATCGACTATCTTCTTTGGTGAATTGTGATCAGATCTGCGTGATGGATCAGGGCGCAGTGGTTGATATTGCGCCACATGACGTTCTGCTTGAACGGTGTGATATTTATCGGACACTTTGGATGCAGCAGAACCGGCATACGGAATCTCGTGCCCAATCTGGAGATGCATCTTTGATCGCGGAAGGAGAATAA